In Vigna unguiculata cultivar IT97K-499-35 chromosome 3, ASM411807v1, whole genome shotgun sequence, a single genomic region encodes these proteins:
- the LOC114176689 gene encoding ABC transporter G family member 11-like, with protein MTSSSSVHCDLLVQEEDILEEKNRKTTLHMLIAEEAEGDDTKAIEMSVRVEGAKEDITVTWENLWVTVSSGKKKKPILQGLTGYASPGRILAIMGPSGCGKSTLLDGLAGRLSSQMKHTGKILINGQKQTLAYGTSGYVTQEDAMLSTLTAGETLYYSAELQFPDSMSTAEKKEQADITLREMGLQGAINTRVGGWGSKGLSGGQKRRLSICIEILTRPRLLFLDEPTSGLDSAASYYVMSRIATLNLRDGIRRTIVTSIHQPSSEVFELFHDLCLLSSGETVYFGPASDANQFFSSNGFPCPTLHNPSDHYLRIINKDFEQDAEEGFGKGVSTEKAIDTLVKSYRLSQVRKQVKREVKKIVESDSCEARKNRIHAAFPTQCLVLTRRSSLQFFRDISNYWLRLIVFIVIAISIGSIFYNIGTENGSVQGRGSLLIFFVSVLTFMTLVGGFSPLLEEMKVFGRERLNGHYGVTAFLIGHTFSAVPYMILISVIPGGIVYHLCGLHKGIDRFFYFTSLLFAIVMWVESLMLVIGSISPNYVIGMFLAGGVEGLMIVTGGFYRLPNDLPKPLWKYPFYYVSFLKYALQGSFKNDFDGLTFSVNLEGGGSASMSGREVLAETWHVEMGHSKWVDLAIMFAMILLYRVLFLVITKFKEKFKPFLASISLRP; from the exons CTGAAGGTGATGACACCAAGGCAATAGAAATGAGTGTAAGAGTTGAGGGAGCGAAGGAGGACATAACAGTGACATGGGAGAATTTGTGGGTCACTGTTTCAagtggaaagaaaaagaagccAATTTTGCAGGGTCTTACAGGTTATGCTAGCCCAGGGAGGATTCTGGCCATAATGGGCCCTTCAGGATGTGGAAAATCTACACTTCTTGATGGTTTAGCAG GAAGATTGAGCTCACAAATGAAGCATACAGGGAAGATTCTAATCAATGGCCAGAAACAAACACTGGCCTATGGAACATCA GGCTATGTAACACAAGAAGATGCTATGCTGTCAACTTTAACAGCTGGGGAAACTTTATACTACTCTGCTGAGCTCCAGTTTCCAGATTCCATGTCCACAGCAGAGAAGAAGGAACAAGCAGATATCACACTCAGAGAAATGGGTCTGCAAGGTGCCATTAACACAAGGGTTGGAGGGTGGGGTTCTAAGGGTCTCAGTGGGGGACAAAAGAGGAGACTTAGCATCTGCATTGAGATTCTAACACGGCCAAGACTCCTTTTCCTTGATGAACCAACAAGTGGACTTGACAGTGCAGCTTCCTATTATGTTATGAGTAGAATTGCAACTCTAAATCTAAGAGATGGAATTCGAAGGACTATTGTTACTTCCATCCATCAGCCAAGCAGTGAAGTCTTTGAACTTTTTCATGATCTCTGTCTTCTGTCTTCTGGTGAAACTGTATATTTTGGTCCAGCCTCTGATGCAAATCAG tttttttcttcaaacgGTTTCCCATGCCCAACCCTCCACAATCCTTCTGATCACTACTTAAGGATCATAAATAAAGATTTCGAACAG GATGCTGAAGAAGGCTTTGGCAAGGGAGTAAGTACAGAAAAAGCAATTGATACCCTTGTAAAGTCTTATAGGTTGTCTCAAGTAAGAAAACAAGTTAAAAGGgaagtgaaaaaaatagttgaaagt GATTCTTGTGAAGCAAGGAAGAACAGGATTCATGCTGCATTTCCCACTCAATGCCTTGTTCTTACAAGAAGATCTTCATTGCAATTCTTTCGTGACATAAGCAATTACTGGCTACGTTTAATAGTCTTTATTGTAATAGCTATAAGCATTGGATCTATCTTCTACAACATAGGCACAGAAAATGGATCTGTTCAG GGGAGAGGTTCTCTgctcatattttttgtttcagttCTGACTTTCATGACCCTTGTCGGTGGATTTTCTCCACTCCTGGAGGAAATGAAG GTATTTGGACGAGAGAGATTGAATGGGCACTATGGGGTGACAGCATTTCTGATAGGACACACATTCTCTGCTGTTCCTTACATGATACTGATCTCTGTTATTCCTGGAGGAATAGTGTACCACCTTTGTGGATTGCACAAAGGAATAGATCGTTTCTTCTACTTCACATCTTTGCTATTCGCCATAGTTATGTGGGTTGAGAGTCTCATGTTGGTGATTGGAAGCATCTCCCCAAACTATGTAATAGGCATGTTCCTTGCTGGTGGAGTTGAAGGACTCATGATTGTAACGGGTGGATTCTATAGACTGCCAAATGATCTTCCGAAGCCATTGTGGAAGTACCCTTTCTACTATGTTTCCTTCCTCAAGTATGCCCTCCAAGGATCCTTCAAGAATGACTTTGATGGCCTAACATTTTCAGTGAATCTTGAAGGAGGAGGCTCTGCAAGCATGAGTGGTAGAGAAGTTCTAGCAGAAACATGGCACGTGGAAATGGGACATTCTAAGTGGGTCGATCTTGCAATCATGTTTGCAATGATTCTTCTGTATCGAGTTCTGTTCTTGGTCATCACTAAGTTCAAGGAGAAGTTCAAGCCTTTTCTTGCATCCATTAGTCTTCGACCATGA